A region of the Clostridia bacterium genome:
GCCAAAAACGGCGCCAGTCTTTGGTTTGTAAGTAGGCCAAGACATCACCACAGCTGCAGTAGAGCTTGAAATCCCGCCTGCCAGAAAAAGAAAACAAAGACAAGTGCTTCAGCTCGGACCGGCCGCACCTGGGACAGCGGAGTGCAAGTACCGTATCGGTACGGACAATTTTCATCCTTCTCCCCCCTGGTTGGGTAACTTCGATGTGTGGTAGAGAGAATCCTGCTTCCTCTCCCACAAGGTTTTGGGGCTCTCTTATTATAGCCAACTGGACCGCATTTATCCAGGTCTAAAAATAAGACCTGCCTGTCCGTGCCCATAAGGCAAAAAGAGGGGGCCCATTCCAAAGGGCCCCGGAGAAGGAGAGTTATGTGATGTGCTTTGATTAGGCTACTTGAGGTGATACGCCTGATTGGCCCACCACCTCAAAGAGATCGCGTAAATCAAATGGCTTAACTAGATATTGCGGAAGCGCTGGCTTTGCTGGCGGGGTAGCTCCACACACTTCTGGGTAAGCAGTCATGATCACTACTCGACCAGCGTAATTCGATACCCGCAGCCTCCCCAGTACTTCGTTCCCGCCCATGCCTGGCATTTTCCAATCCAGGAAGACTAGA
Encoded here:
- a CDS encoding response regulator, whose translation is MQDKQERANSPDKLQGVEKGRILVVDDQEAIRRLLFMALREQGFAVKAVASGEEALEAIEALRPDLVFLDWKMPGMGGNEVLGRLRVSNYAGRVVIMTAYPEVCGATPPAKPALPQYLVKPFDLRDLFEVVGQSGVSPQVA